Proteins from one Paraburkholderia acidisoli genomic window:
- a CDS encoding MFS transporter has protein sequence MNDATLSAAITPPTAARQGQLRLIAACSIGNALEMYDFTVYSFFALLIGRLFFPSDSPYGSLLLAVATFGIGFVMRPLGGLVIGSYADRRGRKAAMTLTILLMVIGTLCIAFAPTYAQAGVSGSLVILAGRLLQGFSLGGEIGASTAMLMESGEVGQRGFRVSWQLGSQGISALIGALTGTVLYATLTPTALESWGWRLPFLGGLLIAPVGLYIRSKLDETHQAEPDAPSPLGTLLREHGAKVGLGILSVTAGTVGMYLVVFFMPTYMIRVLKMPPSLALLSGCATGLTMLVASLVSGLLADRLTRRKPLVLGSLVFNILIVVPAFWLMTRMPSVPLVLALSVVMTAAANLGSTPMLLMLMELLPAGVRASGLSVIYSVGVTVFGGSSQFIVTWLLAKTGNPLSPALYLVACGVITFCAVSAIREPRVA, from the coding sequence ATGAATGACGCAACGCTCAGCGCCGCCATCACGCCGCCCACGGCCGCCCGGCAAGGCCAGCTGCGCCTGATCGCCGCCTGCTCGATCGGCAACGCGCTCGAAATGTACGACTTCACGGTCTACAGTTTCTTCGCGCTGCTGATCGGGCGGCTCTTTTTCCCCTCCGATAGCCCCTACGGCTCGCTGCTGCTCGCGGTCGCGACGTTCGGCATCGGCTTCGTGATGCGGCCGCTCGGCGGTCTCGTGATCGGCAGCTACGCCGACCGGCGCGGACGCAAGGCCGCAATGACACTCACCATCCTGTTGATGGTCATAGGCACGCTCTGCATCGCGTTCGCGCCCACGTATGCGCAAGCCGGCGTGTCCGGTTCGCTCGTGATTCTCGCGGGGCGCTTGTTGCAAGGCTTTTCGCTGGGCGGCGAGATTGGCGCCTCCACGGCCATGCTGATGGAATCGGGCGAAGTGGGGCAGCGCGGCTTTCGCGTGAGCTGGCAACTCGGCAGCCAGGGCATTTCCGCGTTGATCGGCGCACTCACGGGCACCGTGCTCTACGCGACGCTCACGCCAACCGCGCTCGAGAGCTGGGGCTGGCGCCTGCCGTTTCTGGGCGGTCTGCTGATCGCGCCGGTCGGTCTCTACATTCGCTCGAAGCTCGACGAGACCCACCAGGCCGAACCCGACGCGCCGAGCCCGCTCGGCACGCTGCTGCGCGAGCATGGCGCGAAAGTGGGGCTCGGCATTCTGTCGGTAACCGCGGGCACGGTGGGCATGTACCTCGTGGTGTTCTTCATGCCGACCTATATGATTCGCGTCTTGAAGATGCCGCCGTCGCTCGCGCTGCTCTCGGGCTGCGCAACCGGTCTCACCATGCTCGTCGCTTCGCTCGTCTCGGGCCTGCTCGCCGACCGGCTCACGCGCCGCAAGCCGCTCGTGCTCGGCTCGCTCGTGTTCAATATTCTCATCGTGGTGCCCGCGTTCTGGCTGATGACGCGCATGCCGAGCGTGCCGCTCGTGCTCGCGCTCTCGGTCGTGATGACGGCCGCGGCCAATCTCGGCTCCACGCCCATGTTGCTCATGCTGATGGAGCTATTGCCCGCCGGTGTGCGCGCGAGCGGGCTCTCGGTGATCTACAGCGTGGGCGTGACGGTGTTCGGCGGCAGTTCGCAATTCATCGTGACGTGGCTGCTCGCGAAAACCGGCAATCCGCTGTCTCCGGCGCTGTACCTCGTCGCGTGCGGCGTCATCACGTTCTGCGCGGTGAGCGCCATTCGCGAGCCGCGCGTCGCCTGA
- a CDS encoding M20 aminoacylase family protein has translation MKRENSLTPFQFLPSLLPEIEIDAETFIGIRRQIHAQPELGFEVSATARLVAMLLETWGYEVHTGIGKSGVVGQLKVGSGTRRLGIRADMDALPIVEKTGLSYASQTPGKMHACGHDGHTAILLAAAKALAERRDFNGTLNLIFQPDEENLCGAKAMIEDGLFERFPCDAVYALHNMPGVPAGTFRVLPGSVSLSSDVADVTLKGVGGHGAMPHRVKDPIVAAAALVTALQTVVARNVAPDETAVVSVGFIRGGATHNVIPETVTLGLNIRAARPETRALVEARVREIVSLTAQAHGVEAHIDYRQLTPPMVNTAEETALAQQVCAELVGADNVVMQAPKGLNGSEDFAWMLNAVPGCYLLLGNGEGEFGGCMVHNPGYDFNDQVLPLGAACWVRLAQRFLTA, from the coding sequence ATGAAACGAGAAAACTCACTCACGCCGTTCCAGTTTCTGCCTTCGCTGCTGCCCGAGATTGAGATCGACGCCGAAACCTTCATCGGCATCCGGCGCCAGATTCACGCGCAGCCCGAACTCGGTTTCGAAGTGAGCGCCACGGCCAGGCTGGTCGCGATGCTGCTCGAAACGTGGGGCTACGAGGTCCACACGGGAATCGGCAAGAGCGGTGTGGTGGGGCAGTTGAAGGTCGGCAGCGGCACGCGCCGCCTGGGGATTCGCGCCGACATGGACGCGCTGCCCATCGTCGAAAAGACCGGACTCTCCTACGCGAGCCAGACGCCCGGCAAGATGCACGCCTGTGGTCACGACGGCCACACCGCGATCCTGCTGGCCGCCGCGAAAGCGCTGGCCGAACGGCGCGACTTCAACGGCACGCTCAACCTGATCTTTCAGCCCGACGAGGAAAACCTCTGCGGCGCGAAGGCGATGATCGAAGACGGCCTGTTCGAGCGCTTTCCGTGCGATGCCGTCTACGCGCTGCACAACATGCCGGGCGTGCCGGCGGGTACGTTTCGCGTGCTGCCGGGCTCGGTCAGTCTCTCTTCCGATGTCGCCGACGTGACGCTCAAAGGCGTGGGCGGCCATGGCGCCATGCCGCATCGCGTGAAAGATCCTATCGTTGCGGCGGCCGCGCTGGTCACGGCGTTGCAAACCGTGGTGGCGCGCAACGTGGCACCCGACGAAACCGCGGTCGTGTCGGTCGGCTTCATTCGCGGCGGCGCAACGCACAACGTGATTCCCGAGACCGTTACGCTCGGCCTCAACATTCGCGCGGCGCGCCCCGAGACGCGCGCGCTCGTGGAAGCGCGCGTGCGCGAGATCGTGTCGTTGACGGCGCAGGCACACGGCGTGGAGGCGCATATCGACTATCGTCAACTCACGCCGCCGATGGTCAATACCGCCGAAGAAACCGCGCTCGCGCAGCAGGTTTGCGCCGAACTCGTAGGCGCGGACAACGTGGTGATGCAGGCGCCCAAAGGCCTGAACGGCAGCGAAGATTTCGCGTGGATGCTCAACGCCGTGCCGGGCTGCTATCTGTTGCTCGGCAATGGCGAGGGCGAGTTCGGCGGCTGCATGGTGCACAACCCCGGCTACGATTTCAACGACCAGGTGCTGCCGCTCGGCGCGGCATGCTGGGTCCGGCTCGCGCAGCGCTTTCTCACAGCCTAG
- a CDS encoding DUF302 domain-containing protein, whose translation MAEYGQHPSSVLTLKSAHDFDTTIARVKTLLATAGAVVFADVDQREAAEAAGLTLRRTRLILFGNPKAGTPVMAANPHAAVELPLRLVVWEDDEGHARVDYRDVSQTLGPLYGITPEVLGPLQRVPALIQDAMH comes from the coding sequence ATGGCCGAATACGGGCAGCATCCGTCATCCGTGTTGACGTTGAAAAGCGCCCACGACTTCGATACGACGATCGCGCGCGTGAAGACCTTGCTCGCCACCGCCGGTGCCGTCGTGTTCGCCGACGTGGACCAGCGCGAGGCCGCCGAAGCGGCCGGACTCACGTTACGGCGCACGCGGCTGATCCTGTTCGGCAACCCGAAGGCGGGCACGCCCGTGATGGCCGCGAATCCGCATGCGGCCGTGGAATTGCCGCTGCGTCTCGTGGTGTGGGAAGACGACGAAGGCCACGCGCGCGTCGACTACCGCGATGTCTCGCAGACGCTCGGTCCGCTCTACGGCATCACGCCCGAAGTGCTCGGGCCGCTCCAGCGTGTACCGGCACTCATTCAGGACGCCATGCACTGA
- a CDS encoding MFS transporter: MQATTPDVRRRVLWATSISYVVVILDTSIVNVALERIGANLAGGVAGLQWVVNAYTLTFASLLLSGGTLGDRLGARPVYIAGLAVFTAASAWCGAAPGLASLTFGRVLQGVGAALLVPASMALIHGVCANARERAAAFGVWAGLGGVAMAAGPLLGGVLIGVAGWRSLFWLNVPVCLAGIAMAGRIAPQALRRALAVAPRRFDLAGQICAVAALALVNASIIAAPARGWLAMPVVAGLAAACLAGTGFIALEARREQPMLPLAFFREPVFTAAVVVSMISAFTFYGLLFGLSLYFQQQCGYSPAHAGLAFLPLTVVVPLGSLLSRRAAAWLGARALVAGACGLAALGYLGAALSVAPLDATSMHDGALMGALPLIGLAASLITPAATAALMASVDAERSGVAAGVLNTARQTGAALGVAVAGAWLAGRASIGAGLRFDLLLAAGLSVFAAGIGWSAGWRAGSHDAHLNYRAAKKNA; encoded by the coding sequence ATGCAAGCCACCACCCCCGATGTGCGACGGCGCGTGTTATGGGCAACGAGTATCAGCTACGTCGTGGTGATCCTCGACACGTCCATCGTCAACGTCGCGCTCGAACGCATCGGCGCGAATCTGGCGGGCGGCGTGGCGGGGCTGCAGTGGGTCGTCAACGCCTACACGCTCACGTTCGCGAGCCTGCTGCTTTCGGGCGGCACGCTCGGCGACCGGCTCGGCGCGCGCCCGGTTTATATCGCGGGACTCGCGGTGTTCACGGCGGCTTCGGCGTGGTGCGGCGCGGCGCCCGGGCTCGCGTCGCTCACGTTCGGCCGCGTGCTCCAGGGCGTGGGCGCGGCGCTGCTCGTGCCGGCGTCGATGGCGCTCATTCACGGCGTTTGCGCGAATGCGCGCGAGCGCGCCGCCGCGTTCGGCGTCTGGGCGGGGCTGGGCGGCGTCGCGATGGCGGCGGGGCCGCTGCTCGGCGGCGTGCTAATCGGCGTTGCAGGCTGGCGCAGCCTCTTCTGGCTCAACGTGCCGGTGTGCCTCGCGGGCATCGCCATGGCGGGGCGGATCGCGCCGCAAGCGCTCCGGCGCGCGTTGGCGGTCGCGCCGCGCCGGTTCGACCTCGCAGGGCAGATCTGCGCCGTGGCCGCGCTCGCGCTCGTCAATGCGTCGATCATCGCGGCACCGGCGCGCGGCTGGCTTGCGATGCCCGTCGTTGCGGGACTCGCCGCCGCGTGCCTGGCGGGAACCGGTTTCATCGCGCTCGAGGCGCGTCGCGAGCAACCCATGTTGCCGCTGGCCTTCTTTCGTGAGCCGGTGTTCACGGCGGCCGTGGTCGTTTCGATGATTTCCGCGTTCACGTTCTACGGCTTGCTGTTCGGCTTGAGCCTGTATTTCCAGCAGCAGTGCGGCTATTCGCCGGCACACGCGGGGCTGGCGTTTCTGCCGCTCACGGTCGTGGTGCCGCTCGGCAGCCTGCTCTCGCGCCGCGCGGCGGCGTGGCTCGGGGCGCGCGCGTTAGTGGCAGGCGCATGCGGGCTGGCCGCGCTCGGCTATCTGGGCGCGGCGCTGAGCGTGGCGCCCCTCGACGCGACCTCCATGCATGACGGCGCGCTGATGGGGGCGCTGCCGCTGATCGGCCTCGCCGCGAGCCTCATCACGCCCGCCGCCACGGCCGCGCTCATGGCGTCGGTCGACGCGGAACGCTCCGGCGTGGCAGCGGGCGTACTCAATACCGCCCGGCAGACCGGCGCCGCGCTCGGCGTGGCCGTCGCGGGCGCGTGGCTCGCGGGGCGCGCTTCGATCGGCGCCGGTCTGCGCTTCGACCTGCTGCTCGCGGCCGGGCTGTCGGTGTTCGCGGCGGGAATCGGGTGGAGCGCGGGGTGGCGCGCGGGGTCACACGACGCGCACCTGAACTATCGTGCCGCGAAGAAGAACGCATGA
- a CDS encoding LysR family transcriptional regulator has protein sequence MKLHQLRVLLALAQHGSMHEASRSLHISQPALSKAIAELERELGVTLMSRSVRGVSLTNYGRTLAKRASVVEQELRHALEDIEAMRGHAEAQLNIGFSAVASSGPLPESIAAFRARFPGVALHAYEMRPQQILEGLREGRLDLALISTNSGPGTSAFQWESLFSVGMVLAARPGHPLGRTTRLRDLLDADWLTLDPLDDPGSPLASLMRLHRLEMPKRIVHSVSNLLGLHLATQTDVISMWSDFVFYGSVGPLRLNRDALHTLPIRDELPDFHVYMVYRSTDLMTQACAEFAKEMRHRSRTMVSPRAAAAPVTKRARKPAATRAT, from the coding sequence ATGAAACTGCATCAGTTGCGGGTGCTACTCGCGCTCGCGCAGCACGGCAGCATGCACGAGGCATCGCGCAGCCTGCATATCTCGCAACCGGCACTGTCGAAGGCCATTGCCGAGCTGGAGCGGGAGTTGGGTGTCACGCTGATGTCGCGGTCGGTGCGCGGCGTGAGTCTGACGAATTACGGACGCACGCTCGCGAAGCGCGCAAGCGTGGTCGAGCAGGAGTTGCGGCACGCGCTCGAAGATATCGAGGCGATGCGCGGTCACGCCGAGGCGCAGCTCAATATCGGCTTTTCGGCGGTGGCGTCGAGCGGCCCGTTGCCCGAATCGATCGCGGCGTTTCGCGCGCGCTTTCCCGGCGTTGCGCTTCACGCCTATGAAATGCGCCCGCAGCAGATTCTCGAAGGCCTGCGTGAAGGCCGGCTCGATCTCGCGCTGATATCGACCAACAGCGGCCCCGGCACCAGCGCGTTCCAGTGGGAATCGCTCTTTTCCGTGGGCATGGTGCTCGCCGCGCGGCCAGGCCATCCGCTCGGCCGCACGACGCGCCTGCGCGACCTGCTCGACGCCGACTGGCTCACGCTCGACCCGCTCGACGACCCCGGCAGCCCGCTCGCGAGCCTCATGCGCCTGCACCGGCTGGAGATGCCCAAACGCATCGTGCACAGCGTGTCGAACCTGCTCGGCCTGCATCTCGCCACGCAGACCGACGTCATCAGCATGTGGTCGGACTTCGTGTTTTACGGTTCGGTCGGCCCGCTCAGGCTCAATCGCGACGCGCTCCATACGCTGCCGATCCGCGACGAGCTGCCCGACTTCCACGTCTACATGGTGTATCGATCGACCGATCTGATGACGCAAGCATGCGCCGAATTCGCCAAGGAAATGCGGCATCGCAGTCGCACGATGGTGTCGCCGCGCGCGGCTGCGGCTCCGGTGACGAAGCGCGCGCGCAAACCCGCGGCAACGCGCGCGACCTGA
- a CDS encoding ArsR/SmtB family transcription factor: MTVQPRVSATAFLIADPARAAMLMALADGRALPAGELAYAAGVTAQTASSHLAKLLDGGLLAVEKEGRHRYYRLADAQVGALLESLATVGARATIRRKPLGQEARTLRFARCCYDHLAGQLGVAITGRLTEAGLIAEHADKRFVVTAAGTQWFGDLGLDVAMLKPGRLGIARQCLDWTERQHHLAGPLGVAWLALMCERGWMRRQEGSRAVLVTQPGWRDLRDRLGLTPDSIASSDNDSDG, encoded by the coding sequence ATGACTGTCCAGCCGAGAGTGTCCGCCACGGCCTTTTTGATTGCCGATCCCGCGCGCGCCGCCATGTTGATGGCGCTCGCCGACGGCCGCGCGCTACCTGCGGGCGAACTCGCCTATGCGGCCGGCGTGACGGCGCAAACCGCGAGCAGTCACCTTGCGAAGCTGCTCGACGGCGGGTTGCTCGCGGTGGAAAAGGAAGGCCGGCATCGCTACTATCGGCTCGCCGATGCGCAAGTGGGCGCGCTGCTCGAAAGCCTCGCAACGGTCGGTGCGCGCGCAACGATCCGCCGCAAGCCGCTCGGTCAGGAAGCGCGCACGCTGCGTTTCGCGCGCTGTTGCTACGACCATCTCGCGGGCCAGCTCGGCGTGGCGATCACGGGGCGGTTGACGGAAGCCGGCCTGATCGCCGAACACGCCGACAAGCGTTTCGTCGTCACGGCGGCGGGCACGCAATGGTTCGGCGATCTCGGCCTCGACGTGGCGATGCTCAAGCCGGGCCGGCTGGGCATCGCGCGGCAATGCCTAGACTGGACCGAGCGGCAGCACCACCTGGCAGGGCCGCTCGGCGTGGCGTGGCTGGCGTTGATGTGCGAGCGCGGCTGGATGCGCCGCCAGGAAGGCTCGCGCGCCGTGCTCGTGACGCAGCCCGGCTGGCGCGATTTACGCGACCGGCTGGGCCTCACGCCCGACTCGATCGCTTCCTCCGATAACGATTCGGATGGCTAA